A genomic region of Zalophus californianus isolate mZalCal1 chromosome 1, mZalCal1.pri.v2, whole genome shotgun sequence contains the following coding sequences:
- the LOC113916879 gene encoding uncharacterized protein LOC113916879, producing the protein MIPRGPRFKIELVSSRSREHCERHNSFSCSEKTVACRCAASYRRGLVSAAAARPLPRQPSPTRKPGADSSSSRTHAAAKKRSPTFGRPPALARAALAPLNRTKSARGGRCRSRVGPGSTRKPEPALARCIPAANRWYLPSYTFNIITAEL; encoded by the coding sequence ATGATTCCAAGAGGCCCGCGATTTAAAATTGAACTTGTCAGTTCCCGGTCACGGGAGCATTGTGAGCGCCACAACTCATTCAGCTGCAGTGAAAAGACTGTTGCATGTCGCTGTGCAGCCTCTTATCGCCGAGGTCTGGTTTCCGCTGCTGCTGCgcggcccctcccccgccagcccAGCCCCACCAGGAAGCCCGGGGCGGACTCGTCGAGCTCCCGGACGCACGCGGCGGCGAAAAAACGCTCTCCAACTTTCGGCCGCCCTCCCGCCCTCGCCCGGGCGGCACTGGCGCCTCTCAACCGAACAAAGTCCGCAAGGGGTGGTCGTTGCCGCTCGCGGGTCGGCCCCGGGAGCACAAGGAAGCCGGAGCCGGCGCTGGCGAGGTGTATCCCCGCAGCCAACCGGTGGTATCTTCCATCTTACACGTTCAACATTATAACAGCCGAGCTATAG